The genomic DNA AGTCAGGTTGATAATGCGTCCTCCTTCACCGCGAAACCGTCGAGCAAATTCAACGCTGAGCAGTGCTGTGGCTCGAAGATTGACAGCATAGGTGGCATCCAGGATAGAGGCACTTAAATTCTCAAAGCTGTCTGGGACTGAGTAAGCAGCATTGTTCACCAGAATTGAAACTGTCCCAAAATGGGCAATCGCCTGCTCGACCACAGCTTTTGCAGCATCCGGCTCGGATAAATCAACTTCAACCCCAATCGCTTGAACGCCAAAATCTAAGAGTTCCTGCTGGAGCTGCTGGGGGTCTGCGGTATCGGCTCCCCAGAGCATCTCCTGGTCGTAGCTTTGCCAATGGGTGAAAAAGATATTCGCGCCTGCCAGAGCTAACCGACGACAAATCGCTGCTCCAATTCCCTGAAGACGACTTGCCCCTGTAACGATCGCCGTTCGCCCTGCCAGGGGTCTACTGTTCATAGGAGGACGCTCCTTGAAGTCCGATCGGGCGTGCTTTTAGCGAGTTTGTTGGAGGAGAAGCGTTTTGATTTGCCACGGGGAAAATTGGGTGACGGGTTCGATTGCCCCACTCGAATTTTCTAGCAAATCAGATTCGCAGACCTGTTGCAGGTTGAGTTTTTGGGTGAGTAAGCCGCTGACCGATCGCCAGTCGATCGCCTCAGAATACCCCTGTGCCTCATAGCAGCGCAGTATCCACTGGTGCGGGTTTCGCTCCGATCGTTTGAAGGCAGCGAGCGGGGAATTAGCAGAAATCTTGAGGA from Leptolyngbya ohadii IS1 includes the following:
- a CDS encoding SDR family oxidoreductase, giving the protein MNSRPLAGRTAIVTGASRLQGIGAAICRRLALAGANIFFTHWQSYDQEMLWGADTADPQQLQQELLDFGVQAIGVEVDLSEPDAAKAVVEQAIAHFGTVSILVNNAAYSVPDSFENLSASILDATYAVNLRATALLSVEFARRFRGEGGRIINLTSGQFQAPMIGEIAYAATKGAIDALTLALSAEVAGRGITVNAVNPGPTDSGWITPTLKQELLPRFPGGRLGQPDDVARLIAFLASDEANWITGQIIHSEGGFRRS